In Zingiber officinale cultivar Zhangliang chromosome 1A, Zo_v1.1, whole genome shotgun sequence, a genomic segment contains:
- the LOC122027800 gene encoding probable hexosyltransferase MUCI70, with translation MLNSVSVSISEDDGDVVGRTRVRPRHRRKKTWPGGRREILPRAARAAIRWWPVLLFIPVIILLFEISRVGRKLPDDDRPNLSASSKEEESPRNLNRLDRMTRVVHGVREPCLKILNAEQIEKLEFPASAEADFPAKSVLYKVETGEHHVEGNGTFLPKTETTRFNLFTGYPTLGEREQSFKVNETAAVHCGFYSERGGFKIPDADKDYLKTCKVAVSTCAFGGGDDLYQPIGMTYASLNKVCYVAFWDEVTLSSQKKNGKVIGEDQFIGKWRIVVVKDLPFSDQRLNGKIPKMLSHRLFPNARFSIWVDSKSQFRRDPIGVLEALLWRTNSVLAISEHGARSSLYDEAKAVIKKHKATPEEVEIQLHQYRQDGIPDEKRLNGKKALAEASVIVREHTPSTNIFMCLWFNEVVRFTSRDQLSFPYVLRRLKIPRVNMFPVCTRKDLVNSMGHTRKVKPLVKQTS, from the exons ATGTTGAACAGCGTCTCCGTCTCCATCTCCGAGGACGACGGCGATGTCGTGGGGAGGACGCGAGTTCGCCCTCGCCATAGGCGCAAGAAGACGTGGCCTGGAGGGCGGCGCGAGATCCTCCCTCGGGCGGCGAGGGCCGCGATTCGATGGTGGCCGGTGTTGTTGTTCATCCCAGTCATTATTCTTCTCTTCGAGATCTCGAGAGTGGGGAGGAAGCTTCCCGACGATGACCGACCCAATCTGAGCGCTTCCTCCAAGGAGGAGGAGTCGCCGCGGAACCTAAATCGACTCGATCGGATGACCAGAGTCGTTCACGGCGTTAGAGAGC CCTGCCTTAAAATCCTTAATGCAGAGCAGATAGAAAAATTAGAGTTTCCAGCATCTGCAGAAGCTGATTTCCCTGCCAAGAGTGTGCTATACAAAGTAGAGACTGGTGAACACCATGTTGAAGGCAATGGTACATTTCTGCCGAAAACAGAAACTACAAGGTTTAATTTGTTTACTGGATATCCAACACTTGGTGAAAGAGAACAAAGTTTCAAG GTTAATGAAACTGCTGCTGTGCATTGTGGGTTTTACAGTGAAAGAGGAGGATTTAAAATTCCTGATGCTGACAAAGATTATCTGAAAACCTGCAAAGTGGCAGTTTCAACATGTGCATTTGGTGGAGGGGATGATCTGTACCAACCTATTGGAATGACATATGCATCACTAAATAAG GTTTGCTATGTGGCATTCTGGGATGAAGTTACTCTTTCATCCCAGAAAAAGAATGGGAAAGTAATTGGTGAAGACCAATTCATTGGGAAATGGCGCATTGTGGTTGTCAAGGATCTTCCTTTTTCAGATCAACGATTGAATGGGAAAATACCCAAG ATGTTGAGCCATCGACTTTTCCCTAACGCAAGGTTTTCAATTTGGGTCGACTCAAAGTCTCAGTTTCGAAGGGATCCAATTGGTGTACTTGAAGCTCTACTTTGGCGTACTAATTCTGTGCTTGCCATTTCTGAGCATGGAGCTCGGAGCAGCCTCTATGACGAAGCAAAGGCTGTTATTAAGAAACACAAAGCCACACCAGAAGAAGTCGAAATTCAACTACATCAGTATAGACAAGATGGTATTCCCGACGAGAAGAGGCTGAATGGAAAGAAAG CTCTAGCTGAAGCATCTGTGATAGTGAGGGAGCACACTCCATCGACAAATATTTTCATGTGTCTCTGGTTCAATGAGGTCGTTCGATTCACTTCAAGAGATCAACTGAGCTTCCCATATGTTCTCCGACGTCTAAAGATCCCTCGAGTAAATATGTTTCCTGTATGCACCAGAAAAGATCTCGTGAACAGTATGGGGCATACCCGCAAGGTGAAGCCTCTTGTAAAGCAAACCAGTTAA
- the LOC122027788 gene encoding uncharacterized protein LOC122027788 codes for MALTNFIVTVVGVTAAVLLLRSDVKQSAAIFRRNVRHIRQWLEEESTSASKSVERSAPKELDSQAVKKDIPKDEKL; via the exons ATGGCGCTGACCAACTTCATAGTGACGGTAGTGGGCGTGACCGCTGCCGTCCTCCTCCTCCGCAGCGACGTGAAACAGTCGGCCGCTATCTTCCGCCGAAACGTGCGCCACATCCGCCAGTGGCTCGAAGAAGAGTCCACCTccgcttccaa ATCTGTGGAACGATCAGCACCAAAGGAGTTGGATTCTCAGGCAGTGAAGAAAGACATTCCCAAAGATGAGAAGCTTTAG